The DNA sequence TTGATAGAATCCTTCATCGTCGGGTCCCCTGTGGGCCAAGCGATTGCACATAGCCTGCACCACTCTGATATCGCCCGCTCCTGCCTGACCCGCGATGCCGCACATCTACTTTTTCTTCTCCAAGCTTGCGAATGCCGCAATCAGGTTTCTTTCGTCGTTTTGCCAATTGAATTTTGTTTCGACTGCACGTCTTCCGTTTTCGCCCAGACGCCGCGCTTCAGCGGGATCGTCCAGCAGTCGAAGAATGGCGTCAGCAATAGACTGAGGGTCTGTCACATTGACCAGGATTCCGCAGTCCGCTTCTGCCATGATTGCCCGGACTTCCAAAGCGAATTCGGGAGCGATGGTTGGTTTGGCTTCGCGCATGTAGTCGAAGAGCTTGTGTGGCATGGCAAGAGTGTGATTGATGGGGCCGGGTTGAAACAAGATAAGGCCGATGTCGGAGACTGCGATGTAGGCTGGAACCTTCTCGTAAGCGACCCACGACTCGAAATCGAAAACTGCGTCCAAGCCGGCGTTCTTGATTGCCAAGTGGTACTCATCCAGGCTGCCATAGGAGTACTCGCCAAGAATGATGACCTTCAGATCCGGTTTCTGCCTCACGACGATGCGGACTGCTTCCAGTAGTTTCCACGATCCGCGCACGTCTCCAAATAGCCCCTGGTGAATGAGCGTGGGACGCGCCCCGTATCGCTGGGACAGTTCTTCGGGGATTTCACCGCATGCGGGTTGTACGTGATTTGTGTTGATCACAACTGTGCGCGGTGTTGACAGCCCCGCAAATTGTCCATCGAAGGAATTCCGCGTGAGGATGATGTGGTCTGTGAAACGGGCGAAAATGCGCATCGCCGCGAGCGTTATCCATGCGACGGCCGCGTGAAGCGATTTCGGGAAGAACTTTGCGAATTCGGTAGGCACGTACTCGTGCAGATCCAGCACAACTTTGCAACCCAACAAGCACTTGACGACCAATCCGGCAAACCAAGATTCGGGCTCAACTCCGAGGTAGACATCGGCTCTCTCGCGCAAGCCGTGTCGGATCAAGCGAACAACAGAGATGAGACGCCCTCGGATACTTGCCGCCGGGGGGATTACGTGAAACGTGATTCCCTGTGTCTCGGGAACTGGCTCGGTGGAGGGGACAATGGATACCACCGTGTGACCGGCGCGGACAAGGCTAG is a window from the Candidatus Hydrogenedentota bacterium genome containing:
- a CDS encoding glycosyltransferase — its product is MKICILNVLHPPFDKRVFHKVATSLVRAGHTVVSIVPSTEPVPETQGITFHVIPPAASIRGRLISVVRLIRHGLRERADVYLGVEPESWFAGLVVKCLLGCKVVLDLHEYVPTEFAKFFPKSLHAAVAWITLAAMRIFARFTDHIILTRNSFDGQFAGLSTPRTVVINTNHVQPACGEIPEELSQRYGARPTLIHQGLFGDVRGSWKLLEAVRIVVRQKPDLKVIILGEYSYGSLDEYHLAIKNAGLDAVFDFESWVAYEKVPAYIAVSDIGLILFQPGPINHTLAMPHKLFDYMREAKPTIAPEFALEVRAIMAEADCGILVNVTDPQSIADAILRLLDDPAEARRLGENGRRAVETKFNWQNDERNLIAAFASLEKKK